In Kitasatospora sp. NBC_00240, the following are encoded in one genomic region:
- a CDS encoding alpha/beta hydrolase, giving the protein MSETARTISDFAAAEERRVLGLKPVAAPVHRRYGPHPNQVYDLWPAEDPDAPLVVLLHGGYWRYDRMHLTPFAAHLAGHGFTVALPGFRRMGGAGGYPATFDDIALALATVPQGRPYVLAGHCSGGHLALWAGARGLLPADSPWHTTDLPDAILALAPVADLAGAARAGLSDDAALQLLGGTDLMAARLPLVDPLTMLRDRGTTGVPTVLLHGAADEELPAAQFTDYAAVHPDAELVTLPGTGHYVLIEPGSPASRSVIDILMRLSSPAAARPGRSTR; this is encoded by the coding sequence ATGTCTGAGACAGCACGGACGATCTCCGACTTCGCGGCCGCCGAGGAGCGGCGGGTGCTCGGCCTCAAGCCGGTGGCCGCACCCGTCCACCGCCGGTACGGCCCGCACCCCAACCAGGTGTACGACCTGTGGCCGGCCGAGGACCCGGACGCACCGCTGGTGGTGCTGCTGCACGGCGGCTACTGGCGCTACGACCGGATGCACCTCACCCCGTTCGCCGCCCACCTGGCGGGGCACGGCTTCACCGTGGCGCTGCCCGGATTCCGCCGGATGGGTGGCGCCGGCGGCTACCCGGCCACCTTCGACGACATCGCCCTCGCCCTGGCGACCGTCCCGCAGGGCCGGCCCTACGTGTTGGCCGGGCACTGCTCCGGCGGCCACCTCGCCCTGTGGGCCGGCGCGCGCGGGCTGCTGCCCGCCGACTCGCCGTGGCACACCACGGACCTGCCGGACGCGATCCTCGCGCTCGCCCCGGTCGCCGACCTGGCCGGTGCGGCCCGGGCCGGTCTGAGCGACGACGCGGCGCTCCAACTGCTCGGCGGCACCGACCTGATGGCCGCCCGGCTGCCCCTGGTGGACCCGCTGACGATGCTCCGCGACCGCGGCACCACCGGGGTGCCGACCGTGCTGCTGCACGGCGCCGCGGACGAGGAGCTGCCGGCGGCCCAGTTCACCGACTACGCTGCCGTACACCCGGACGCCGAACTGGTCACCCTCCCCGGCACCGGCCACTACGTGCTCATAGAGCCCGGCTCGCCGGCCTCCCGGTCGGTGATCGACATCCTGATGCGGCTGTCCTCCCCGGCCGCCGCCCGTCCGGGGAGGAGCACCCGGTGA
- a CDS encoding tryptophan 2,3-dioxygenase family protein, with product MSQHDRAVADPQDDAGPTDDGPTDDGPTTEFEGATPYDDYVHASVLTSLQQPLTNDPGEMAFLVTTQVMELWFTLIVHEWDAARDALLKDDFDRAMDALRRSLDAHQALNDSWRPIAALTPGQFNGFRAAFGNASGFQSAMYRRMEFLLGDKSRSMVRPHRGHPRVHAELEESLTRPSLYDVVLGYLHRRGLPVPEQVLHRDVTVAYEADTAVEETWRQIYAGSPYDPLVALGEALTDVAEAVLRWRSDHLLVTRRAMGSKTGSGGSPGVAWLEKRAVRSVFPEIWTARSHV from the coding sequence ATGTCCCAGCACGATCGCGCCGTCGCCGACCCGCAGGACGACGCCGGCCCCACGGACGACGGCCCCACGGACGACGGCCCCACCACGGAGTTCGAGGGCGCCACCCCCTACGACGACTACGTCCACGCCTCGGTACTGACCTCCCTCCAGCAGCCGCTCACCAACGACCCCGGCGAGATGGCCTTCCTGGTCACCACGCAGGTGATGGAGCTCTGGTTCACCCTGATCGTCCACGAGTGGGACGCCGCCCGGGACGCCCTGCTGAAGGACGACTTCGACCGGGCCATGGACGCCCTGCGGCGCAGCCTCGACGCCCACCAGGCACTCAACGACTCCTGGCGGCCGATCGCGGCGCTGACCCCGGGCCAGTTCAACGGGTTCCGGGCGGCGTTCGGCAACGCCTCCGGCTTCCAGTCGGCGATGTACCGGCGGATGGAGTTCCTGCTCGGCGACAAGTCCCGCTCCATGGTGCGGCCGCACCGGGGGCATCCCCGCGTGCACGCCGAGCTGGAGGAGTCGCTGACCCGGCCCTCGCTCTACGACGTGGTGCTCGGCTACCTGCACCGCCGCGGCCTGCCCGTCCCCGAGCAGGTGCTGCACCGCGACGTGACCGTGGCCTACGAGGCGGACACCGCGGTGGAGGAGACCTGGCGGCAGATCTACGCCGGCTCGCCGTACGACCCCCTGGTCGCGCTCGGCGAGGCGCTCACCGACGTGGCGGAGGCCGTCCTGCGCTGGCGCAGCGACCATCTGCTGGTCACCCGGCGGGCGATGGGGTCCAAGACGGGCAGCGGCGGCTCCCCCGGCGTGGCGTGGCTGGAGAAGCGCGCCGTCCGCTCGGTGTTCCCGGAGATCTGGACGGCCCGCAGCCATGTCTGA
- a CDS encoding SDR family oxidoreductase yields MSGLTGRTALVTGGSRGIGRSIAQRLAADGALVAVHYGSNEPAAKETVAGIEAAGGRAFAVGAELGVPGDAAALWAAFDEGLERHGGAGPGLDILVNNAGITLPRQIADVTEEDYDRVFAVNVRAPFFLIQQGLERLRDGGRIINVSSGATRIAFPRTIAYSMTKGALDTLTLTLAQALGARGITVNTVAPGIVDTEINPTLRDPRIRAELASFSVFDRIGEPSDIADVVAFVAGDGARWITGQYLDATGGAHLGV; encoded by the coding sequence ATGAGCGGACTCACCGGCAGGACGGCACTGGTGACCGGCGGCAGCCGGGGCATCGGCCGCAGCATCGCGCAACGCCTCGCGGCGGACGGCGCCCTGGTCGCCGTCCACTACGGCAGCAACGAGCCGGCCGCCAAGGAGACGGTGGCGGGAATCGAGGCCGCCGGCGGCCGGGCCTTCGCCGTCGGCGCGGAACTGGGCGTGCCGGGAGACGCGGCCGCGCTCTGGGCGGCGTTCGACGAGGGGCTGGAGCGGCACGGCGGCGCCGGGCCCGGCCTGGACATCCTGGTCAACAACGCCGGCATCACCCTGCCCCGGCAGATCGCCGACGTCACCGAGGAGGACTACGACCGGGTGTTCGCCGTCAACGTGCGGGCGCCGTTCTTCCTGATCCAACAGGGCCTGGAGCGCCTCCGGGACGGCGGCCGGATCATCAACGTCTCGTCCGGCGCCACCCGGATCGCCTTCCCCCGGACGATCGCCTACTCGATGACCAAGGGCGCGCTCGACACCCTGACCCTGACCCTGGCGCAGGCCTTGGGCGCCCGCGGGATCACGGTGAACACGGTGGCACCCGGCATCGTCGACACCGAGATCAACCCGACCCTGCGGGACCCGCGGATCCGCGCCGAGCTGGCGTCCTTCTCGGTCTTCGACCGGATCGGCGAGCCTTCGGACATCGCGGACGTCGTGGCCTTCGTCGCGGGCGACGGCGCCCGCTGGATCACCGGGCAGTACCTGGACGCCACCGGCGGCGCCCACCTGGGCGTCTGA
- a CDS encoding 2Fe-2S iron-sulfur cluster-binding protein has protein sequence MATVVRAGSDGSSGTARRATGWHRLRVARLESPTEDTAAITLDVPPALAVAFAHRAGQHVTVRHLRDGVELRRSYSVCPAPREPGRLRLVVKRLGPGGFAEFATTRLSVGDELELAPPVGEFGLSGQRGAHHVMIAGGSGITPLLSMAGTALSEDPECRVSLVHAVRDARSALLADDLADLKDAHLSRFFAVHVLSREVREAELLSGRIDAARLAGLLVLLDAEPDARRHFYVCGPLGLVETVRDTLARLGAGRDRIRFELFSVGADGTGPATRAPASGALVAGARVTARLAGRTTETAMAAGDGSVLDAVLRARPETPYSCRDGLCGTCRARVVSGDVRMDRQYALGESELASGYVLACRARPNSDRVELDFDA, from the coding sequence ATGGCAACTGTTGTGAGGGCCGGCTCGGACGGGAGCTCCGGCACCGCCCGCCGGGCGACCGGCTGGCACCGGCTGCGGGTGGCGCGGCTGGAGTCGCCGACCGAGGACACCGCCGCGATCACGCTCGACGTCCCGCCGGCACTGGCGGTGGCCTTCGCCCATCGGGCCGGTCAGCATGTGACCGTCCGGCACCTGCGGGACGGCGTGGAGCTGCGCCGCAGCTACTCCGTCTGTCCGGCCCCGCGCGAGCCGGGACGGCTGCGCCTGGTGGTCAAGCGACTCGGCCCGGGGGGCTTCGCCGAGTTCGCGACGACCCGATTGTCCGTCGGCGACGAGCTGGAACTCGCGCCACCCGTCGGCGAGTTCGGACTCTCCGGGCAGCGCGGGGCGCACCATGTGATGATCGCGGGCGGCAGCGGCATCACGCCCCTGCTGAGCATGGCGGGCACGGCCCTGAGCGAGGACCCGGAATGCCGGGTCTCGCTGGTGCACGCCGTCCGGGACGCCCGCTCCGCGCTGCTGGCCGACGACCTGGCCGATCTGAAGGACGCCCACCTGAGCCGGTTCTTCGCCGTGCACGTGCTCTCCCGGGAGGTCCGGGAGGCCGAGTTGCTCTCCGGCCGGATCGACGCCGCCCGGCTGGCCGGACTGCTCGTCCTGCTGGACGCCGAGCCGGACGCCCGACGGCACTTCTACGTGTGCGGCCCCCTGGGGCTGGTCGAAACGGTGCGCGACACCCTGGCGCGGCTGGGCGCCGGCCGGGACCGGATCCGCTTCGAGCTCTTCTCGGTCGGTGCGGACGGCACCGGGCCGGCCACCCGGGCTCCTGCCTCCGGCGCCCTGGTGGCCGGCGCCCGGGTCACCGCCCGGCTGGCCGGCCGGACCACGGAGACCGCCATGGCGGCCGGGGACGGCTCGGTCCTGGACGCCGTCCTGCGGGCCCGCCCCGAGACCCCGTACTCCTGCCGCGACGGCCTGTGCGGCACCTGCCGCGCCAGGGTGGTCTCGGGGGACGTCCGGATGGACCGCCAGTACGCCCTGGGAGAGAGCGAGTTGGCGTCCGGATACGTCCTGGCCTGCCGGGCCCGGCCGAACTCGGACCGGGTCGAGCTGGATTTCGACGCCTGA
- the paaD gene encoding 1,2-phenylacetyl-CoA epoxidase subunit PaaD: protein MSAADRLPAEQVRVRVGDVPDPELPVVTLADLGVIRSVGFAADGRMEVVVTPTFLGCPAMPVIEAGIREALTACGHPDGRVRQVLAPAWTTDRITPEGRRKLAEHGIAPPGAVDGPVEVRLGLGARCPHCGSTATRPQSTFGATRCQAIVLCTACRETFAHLKAM from the coding sequence GTGAGCGCCGCGGACCGGCTGCCCGCCGAGCAGGTCCGGGTACGGGTGGGGGACGTGCCCGATCCGGAGCTGCCGGTGGTCACCCTGGCCGACCTGGGGGTGATCCGGTCGGTCGGCTTCGCGGCGGACGGCCGGATGGAGGTCGTCGTCACGCCGACCTTCCTGGGCTGCCCGGCGATGCCCGTGATCGAGGCCGGGATCCGGGAGGCGCTGACGGCGTGCGGCCACCCCGACGGGCGGGTGCGCCAGGTCCTCGCGCCCGCGTGGACCACCGACCGGATCACCCCCGAGGGGCGCCGCAAGCTCGCGGAGCACGGCATCGCACCGCCCGGCGCGGTCGACGGACCGGTGGAGGTCCGGCTCGGCCTCGGCGCCCGCTGCCCGCACTGCGGATCCACGGCGACCCGGCCGCAGAGCACCTTCGGAGCGACCCGGTGCCAGGCGATCGTGCTGTGCACCGCCTGCCGGGAGACCTTCGCCCACCTGAAAGCGATGTGA
- the paaC gene encoding 1,2-phenylacetyl-CoA epoxidase subunit PaaC, whose protein sequence is MTVDEPDRTERDLAEFVLRLGDDALVLSQRLCAWVTNAPTVEEDLALSNIALDLLGHARVLLGHAGALDGSGRSEDDLAYGRTERAFRNCLLVELPNGDFAVTVARQLAYTHYARLLYGALEKSTDPVLAAFAVRAAQEVEYHRMHAAQWTVRLGRGTAESRRRMQAGLDLVWPYAAELFENDELAHRLDGTGGAVDPARLRAAWDEETAGVLADARLTAGPVSWRATGGRAGLHTEEFGPLLAELQSVHRQYPGGTW, encoded by the coding sequence ATGACGGTTGACGAACCGGACCGGACGGAGCGGGACCTCGCGGAGTTCGTGCTGCGGCTCGGCGACGACGCCCTCGTCCTCAGCCAGCGGCTCTGCGCCTGGGTGACCAACGCGCCCACCGTCGAGGAGGACCTGGCACTGTCCAACATCGCGCTGGACCTGCTGGGTCACGCCCGGGTCCTGCTCGGCCACGCCGGGGCGCTGGACGGCAGCGGCCGCAGCGAGGACGACCTCGCCTACGGCCGCACCGAACGCGCGTTCCGCAACTGCCTGCTGGTGGAACTCCCGAACGGTGACTTCGCGGTGACCGTGGCCCGGCAACTGGCCTACACCCACTACGCCCGGCTGCTGTACGGCGCGCTGGAGAAGTCGACCGACCCGGTGCTCGCCGCCTTCGCCGTACGGGCGGCCCAGGAGGTGGAGTACCACCGGATGCACGCCGCGCAGTGGACGGTTCGGCTGGGACGCGGCACCGCCGAGAGCCGTCGCCGGATGCAGGCCGGGCTCGACCTGGTCTGGCCGTACGCGGCCGAGCTGTTCGAGAACGACGAGCTGGCGCACCGGCTCGACGGCACGGGCGGCGCCGTCGACCCGGCCCGGCTGCGGGCCGCCTGGGACGAGGAGACGGCCGGTGTGCTGGCGGACGCGCGGCTGACGGCCGGGCCGGTGTCCTGGCGGGCGACGGGCGGGCGGGCCGGCCTGCACACCGAGGAGTTCGGGCCGCTGCTGGCCGAGTTGCAGTCCGTCCACCGCCAGTACCCGGGAGGGACCTGGTGA
- the paaB gene encoding 1,2-phenylacetyl-CoA epoxidase subunit PaaB, translated as MTQRTAGAQTPWEVFVRPSRGLSHQHVGSVHGADADMALANARDLYVRRGQPVSIWVVRSDAVRASSPSEKDPMFSNAADRPYRYPEHYIPLNERGGHDG; from the coding sequence ATGACGCAGCGGACCGCCGGGGCGCAGACCCCGTGGGAGGTGTTCGTCCGGCCGAGCCGGGGGCTGTCCCACCAGCACGTCGGTTCGGTGCACGGCGCGGACGCGGACATGGCCCTGGCCAACGCCCGCGACCTGTACGTCCGGCGCGGACAGCCGGTCTCGATCTGGGTGGTGCGCTCGGACGCGGTGCGGGCGTCCTCCCCGAGCGAGAAGGACCCGATGTTCAGCAACGCGGCCGACCGGCCCTACCGCTACCCGGAGCACTACATACCCCTGAACGAGCGGGGCGGCCATGACGGTTGA
- the paaA gene encoding 1,2-phenylacetyl-CoA epoxidase subunit PaaA has product MSAPAADPPDDGGPAGRFEALLAAGERIEPRDEVPDGYRRMLVRQIAQHAHSEIIGMQPEAAWLTRAPTLARKAALLAKVQDEAGHGLYLYSAAETLGVSRAEMLDALHSGTQRYSATFNHPALTWADTGAIAWLTDGAAVVNQVPLCHTSYGPYARAMRRVCQEEAFHVRQGYDVLWSMCRGTPEQRETAQDAVNRWWLPAVALMFGPPDTVAGGADERTAAIGGALTRRSIAWGVKQHTNDELRQRFVDNCVPQAARLGVTLPDPAIRWNEERGHHDFSPIDWQQFRDVLADGSHCARRRLAHRVAAHQNGAWVREAVDAFAARPDEERRAA; this is encoded by the coding sequence GTGTCCGCCCCCGCGGCGGATCCGCCCGACGACGGGGGCCCGGCCGGACGCTTCGAGGCGCTGCTGGCCGCCGGCGAGCGGATCGAGCCCCGGGACGAAGTCCCGGACGGCTACCGGCGGATGCTCGTCCGGCAGATCGCCCAGCACGCCCACTCCGAGATCATCGGCATGCAGCCGGAGGCGGCCTGGCTCACCCGGGCCCCCACGCTGGCGCGCAAGGCGGCGCTGCTGGCCAAGGTCCAGGACGAGGCGGGGCACGGCCTCTACCTCTACTCCGCCGCCGAGACCCTGGGGGTGTCCCGCGCGGAGATGCTGGACGCCCTGCACAGCGGGACCCAGCGCTACTCGGCCACCTTCAACCACCCCGCGCTGACCTGGGCCGACACCGGTGCGATCGCCTGGCTGACGGACGGCGCGGCGGTGGTCAACCAGGTACCGCTCTGCCACACCTCCTACGGGCCCTACGCGCGCGCCATGCGGCGGGTCTGCCAGGAGGAGGCGTTCCACGTCCGGCAGGGCTACGACGTGCTGTGGTCCATGTGCCGGGGGACGCCGGAGCAGCGCGAGACGGCGCAGGACGCGGTGAACCGCTGGTGGCTGCCGGCCGTGGCCCTGATGTTCGGCCCGCCGGACACGGTGGCGGGCGGCGCGGACGAGCGGACCGCGGCGATCGGCGGCGCGCTGACCCGCCGCTCGATCGCCTGGGGCGTGAAGCAGCACACCAACGACGAGCTGCGCCAGCGGTTCGTGGACAACTGCGTGCCGCAGGCCGCCCGGCTCGGCGTGACCCTGCCCGATCCGGCGATCCGGTGGAACGAGGAGCGCGGGCACCACGACTTCAGCCCGATCGACTGGCAGCAGTTCCGGGACGTGCTCGCGGACGGTTCGCACTGCGCCCGCCGCCGGCTGGCGCACCGGGTCGCGGCGCACCAGAACGGCGCCTGGGTGCGCGAGGCCGTCGACGCGTTCGCGGCCCGCCCGGACGAGGAGAGGCGGGCGGCATGA
- a CDS encoding acyl carrier protein, with protein sequence MSTIREMLVELTGMPEFTDGIGDDTDLSASGIDSGDLVRLVLLIEQRTGTEVTAEDVDGLVTLADYERFVADRAAAHPNPGGA encoded by the coding sequence ATGAGCACGATCAGGGAGATGCTCGTCGAGTTGACCGGGATGCCGGAGTTCACCGACGGCATCGGCGACGACACCGATCTCAGCGCCAGCGGCATCGACTCCGGCGACCTGGTGCGCCTGGTCCTGCTCATCGAGCAGCGCACCGGCACCGAGGTCACCGCCGAGGACGTGGACGGGCTCGTCACCCTCGCGGACTACGAGCGCTTCGTGGCCGACCGGGCCGCCGCCCACCCGAACCCCGGTGGTGCGTGA
- a CDS encoding AMP-binding protein, whose protein sequence is MWLTQLVERNRQCFPDRTALVDERRSVTWRAFDDRTAQLARGLAGLGIEPGDRVAVLAVDRIEVLEAYFALARIGALFVPLNHGLTPAEVAGIVERTAPVALIGEAALLARHRDLPVPLRIEMESEEFAELGAGDDRALPEVPDDAPVAILHTSATTGQAKGVTVDQRSFRAIALGWLAVARPADHLTLVNCCPLYHGSMVVSLTYLAAGATVVLIPGFKPQTALAAIEANRATHVWLVPQMLRFMLRSKALDGTDLSTLREVLYGAAPMPVDIYQEAAERLKCGFRQVYGMTEVGGPFVTLGPEEHPAPESGPELIPAGRVIPGMSVRVLDPSDGQAQPGAIGEVCVRGPGVMHGYWDNDAATAAEVTVDGWIRTGDLGFIDGEGRIHLVDRCKDLIIRAGQNVYPTEVERALRTHPGVRDAAVVGVPDADYGEVPLAFVVAEDEVRAADLLAHLAGQLAPYKRPRRIEFIDQVPRNPAGKTLKRQLRERT, encoded by the coding sequence ATGTGGCTGACCCAACTCGTCGAACGCAACCGCCAGTGCTTCCCGGACCGTACCGCCCTGGTGGACGAGCGCCGCTCGGTGACCTGGCGCGCCTTCGACGACCGTACGGCGCAGCTCGCCCGCGGGCTGGCCGGCCTCGGCATCGAGCCCGGTGACCGGGTCGCGGTGCTCGCCGTCGACCGGATCGAGGTGCTGGAGGCCTACTTCGCACTGGCCCGGATCGGCGCGCTCTTCGTGCCGCTCAACCACGGCCTGACGCCCGCCGAGGTGGCCGGGATCGTCGAGCGGACCGCCCCGGTCGCCCTGATCGGCGAGGCGGCCCTGCTCGCCCGCCACCGCGACCTGCCGGTCCCGCTGCGGATCGAGATGGAGAGCGAGGAGTTCGCGGAGCTGGGCGCCGGGGACGACCGGGCCCTGCCGGAGGTCCCCGACGACGCGCCCGTGGCGATCCTGCACACCTCGGCGACCACCGGCCAGGCCAAGGGCGTCACCGTCGACCAGCGCTCGTTCCGCGCCATCGCGCTCGGCTGGCTGGCCGTGGCCCGGCCCGCCGACCACCTGACGCTGGTCAACTGCTGCCCGCTCTACCACGGCAGCATGGTCGTCTCGCTGACTTACCTGGCGGCGGGCGCCACGGTGGTGCTGATCCCCGGCTTCAAGCCGCAGACGGCGCTGGCCGCGATCGAGGCCAACCGGGCCACCCACGTCTGGCTGGTGCCGCAGATGCTCCGCTTCATGCTCCGGTCCAAGGCACTGGACGGCACCGACCTGTCGACCCTGCGCGAGGTGCTGTACGGCGCCGCCCCGATGCCCGTCGACATCTACCAGGAGGCCGCCGAGCGGCTCAAGTGCGGGTTCCGGCAGGTCTACGGGATGACCGAGGTCGGCGGCCCGTTCGTCACCCTCGGCCCGGAGGAGCACCCGGCGCCGGAGAGCGGGCCCGAGCTGATCCCGGCCGGCCGGGTGATCCCCGGCATGTCGGTGCGCGTGCTGGACCCGAGCGACGGGCAGGCGCAGCCCGGCGCGATCGGTGAGGTCTGTGTGCGCGGCCCCGGCGTCATGCACGGGTACTGGGACAACGACGCGGCCACCGCCGCGGAGGTCACCGTGGACGGCTGGATCCGCACCGGGGACCTCGGGTTCATCGACGGCGAAGGGCGGATCCACCTCGTCGACCGCTGCAAGGACCTGATCATCCGGGCCGGTCAGAACGTGTACCCGACCGAGGTCGAACGGGCGCTGCGTACGCACCCGGGCGTGCGTGACGCGGCGGTGGTGGGCGTACCGGACGCGGACTACGGCGAGGTGCCGCTCGCCTTCGTGGTCGCCGAGGACGAGGTCCGGGCCGCCGACCTGCTGGCCCACCTGGCCGGACAGCTCGCCCCGTACAAGCGCCCGCGGCGCATCGAGTTCATCGACCAGGTGCCGCGCAACCCGGCCGGCAAGACGCTCAAGAGGCAGCTACGCGAGCGGACCTGA
- a CDS encoding 4'-phosphopantetheinyl transferase superfamily protein, with translation MGCDLELRLLPAGAAHFVLTPDEQEWTEEPADPAAAGHRLLTAFSAKEALFKAFSVLLPAPEAPTNLLGIAVVPVPGGFHGRPRRLPGPLLEVAVHPVGRRGVFSWAGA, from the coding sequence GTGGGCTGCGACCTGGAGCTGCGCCTGCTGCCGGCGGGCGCCGCGCACTTCGTGCTGACCCCGGACGAGCAGGAGTGGACGGAGGAGCCGGCCGACCCGGCGGCGGCCGGGCACCGGCTGCTGACGGCCTTCTCGGCCAAGGAGGCGCTGTTCAAGGCGTTCTCGGTGCTGCTCCCGGCGCCCGAGGCTCCCACCAACCTGCTGGGCATCGCGGTCGTCCCGGTGCCGGGCGGGTTCCACGGCCGCCCGCGGCGGCTGCCGGGCCCGCTGTTGGAGGTGGCGGTGCATCCGGTGGGGCGGCGGGGCGTGTTCAGCTGGGCGGGGGCGTGA
- the ccrA gene encoding crotonyl-CoA carboxylase/reductase: MTKDLYELGDAPPLGEAPGRMYASVIRPERYGRPADAFRTEVVDVPKVGPGQVLLKVMAAGVNYNNVWAALGEPLDVVAARRRQGAEEDFHIGGSDASGIVWAVGEGVTQLALGDEVVILANQWNEGAADIRLGADPTTSTSQKVFGYEENYGSFAQFTVVEEYQCFPKPKRLSWEAAACYMATAATAYRQLFGWEPHTVRPGDPVLVWGGAGGVGCIAIQLVRWAGGIPVAVVSSDERGKYCMELGAEGYINRRDFDHWGRLPATSDEEAMARWTKGVRAFGRRFWEVLGERRAPRIVLEHSGEDTVPTSMYLCDNAGMVVLCGGTTGYNGDVDLRFLWMRQKRLQGSHTANSRQAHEVTRLIAQGVVDPCLSMTLGFEEIGRAHQLLHDNKHPAGNMAVLVGARAGAAG; encoded by the coding sequence ATGACCAAGGACCTCTACGAACTCGGCGACGCCCCGCCCCTGGGCGAGGCCCCCGGCCGGATGTACGCCTCGGTGATCCGGCCGGAACGCTACGGCCGGCCGGCCGACGCCTTCCGGACCGAGGTCGTCGACGTGCCGAAGGTGGGCCCCGGGCAGGTGCTGCTGAAGGTGATGGCAGCGGGCGTCAACTACAACAACGTCTGGGCCGCCCTCGGCGAGCCGCTGGACGTGGTCGCCGCCCGCCGGCGCCAGGGGGCCGAGGAGGACTTCCACATCGGCGGGTCGGACGCCTCCGGCATCGTCTGGGCCGTCGGCGAGGGTGTCACCCAGCTCGCCCTGGGCGACGAGGTGGTGATCCTGGCCAACCAGTGGAACGAGGGCGCGGCGGACATCCGGCTGGGCGCCGACCCGACCACCTCCACCTCCCAGAAGGTCTTCGGCTACGAGGAGAACTACGGCTCCTTCGCCCAGTTCACCGTCGTGGAGGAGTACCAGTGCTTCCCCAAGCCGAAGCGGCTCTCGTGGGAGGCGGCCGCCTGCTACATGGCGACGGCCGCCACCGCCTACCGCCAGCTGTTCGGCTGGGAGCCGCACACCGTCCGGCCCGGTGACCCCGTCCTGGTGTGGGGCGGCGCGGGCGGCGTCGGCTGCATCGCGATCCAGCTCGTCCGCTGGGCGGGCGGCATCCCGGTCGCCGTGGTCTCCAGCGACGAACGGGGCAAGTACTGCATGGAACTCGGCGCCGAGGGCTACATCAACCGGCGGGACTTCGACCACTGGGGCCGGCTGCCCGCCACCTCGGACGAGGAGGCGATGGCCCGGTGGACCAAGGGCGTCCGGGCGTTCGGACGGCGTTTCTGGGAGGTCCTCGGCGAGCGCCGGGCCCCGCGGATCGTCCTGGAGCACTCCGGTGAGGACACCGTCCCCACCTCGATGTACCTGTGCGACAACGCCGGCATGGTGGTGCTCTGCGGCGGCACCACCGGCTACAACGGCGACGTGGACCTGCGCTTCCTGTGGATGCGGCAGAAGCGCCTGCAGGGCTCCCACACCGCCAACTCCCGCCAGGCCCACGAGGTCACCCGGCTGATCGCCCAGGGCGTCGTCGACCCCTGCCTGTCGATGACCCTCGGCTTCGAGGAGATCGGTCGGGCCCACCAGTTGCTCCACGACAACAAGCACCCGGCCGGCAACATGGCCGTCCTGGTGGGCGCCCGCGCCGGGGCCGCCGGCTGA